TCAAAATCATAACATGTCTCAAGACTTTCAATATAGAATTCTCTTTAAGTTAGTTTGATGTTAAACGCTTGTTAAGTTCACAAAATATTATTTGTGTATTTTTGTAAAATATTATAATTAAAATTATTATTTTTTTTAATAATTAAAAGAAATTAAATTAATAATATGATAGAATTTCGCAATTTTTTACATGTTTATGTAAGGAATGTAATTTTAAGGAGGTAAATAACAATGACAAGACGAGATGTTTTAAAGACTTCAGCAGTAGCTTCTATAGCTATAGCAGGAAGTTCATCGCCACTTAGTGCCGTTGGTGCGATTAATGATATACAATTAATTCCACATGCTACACATTTTGGTCCATTTATTGCTAAAGTAAAAGATGGTAAATTTGTAGATGTATTACCAAGTCCGCACGATAAGAATCCAAGTATAATGATGAAATCTATGATCGATAGAGTTTATACAGATTCTAGAGTGAAATATCCTTGTGTTAGAAAAAGCTTCTTAGAAGGTAAAAATGCCCCTGAATTAAGAGGAAAAGAGCCTTTTGTAAGAGTGGATTGGGAGACTGCACTAAATTTGGTTGCTGAAAAAATCAAATCCACTCCAAAAGAAAATATCTATAATGCTGCTTATGGTGGCTGGGGGCATGTAGGGAGATTGCATAACTCAAATATCGTAACTGGAAGATTCTTTAATATCGTTCTAGGCGGTGCAGTAGGAACTGATGGTGAGTATAGCAATGGTGCTGCTGGTCGTGTAAATAATGATATTATAGGTGATTTAGAAGTATATTCTCAACAAACCACACATGAGCAAATCATCAAAAATACAAAAGTATATGTAATGTGGGGAGCAGATTTATTTAAGTGTAACCGCATTGATTATGTTGTTCCAAATCATGTAAATGATCTTTATTACCCAAAATACAAAGAGGCTAGGATTAAATTTATAAATATTGATCCATATTATAATGAAACTGCAGAGATGTTTGATGCAGAATGGATTAAGATTCGTCCAAATACCGATGTTGCACTAGCATTAGGTATGATGCACTATTTATATACAACTGGTAAATATGATAAAGAGTTTGTAGAAAAATATACAGATGGTTTTGATAAATTCTTACCTTATCTTTTGGGTGAGAGCGATGGAATCCCTAAAGATGTAGCATGGGCTTCAAAAATTACAGAAGTAGAAGAATCTAAAATTAAAGAGCTATGTGATTTATTTGTAAGTCAAAGCACATTTATAGCTGGTAACTGGGCAATGCAAAGAGCACAGCATGGAGAACAGGCTGATTGGGCTTTAATTAATCTTGCGTGTATGATCGGACAGATTGGCACACCGGGTGGTGGAGTTGGTTTTTCTATGCATTATGCAGGAGGTGGACAAGCAAATAGCGGATATAGAACAACTCCAGGATTATCTCAAGGGAGAAGTAGAGTAGAGTTTTCAATTCCTGCAAGTAGAGTTAGTGAGTGTATATTAAATCCGGGTAAATCCATTAACTTCAAGGGTAAAATAATTACATTCCCAGAAATTAAGATGATTTATTGTTGTGGTGCGACACTTCTAGGTCATCACCCAAATACAAACGAGCTAATAAGAGCTATTAGAAGTGTAGATACCGTAGTGGTGCATGAACCTTGGTGGACACCTATGGCGAAAATGGCTGATGTTGTATTCCCAAGCACTTGCACAATGGAGAGAGACGATATTACAAGCGGAAGCACTTATTCAAGAAATGTAATTTATGCTATGAAAAAGGTTGTAGAACCTACATATGAGCATAGGGATGATTTTGCGATTTTTGCAGAGTTAGCAAAAAAAATTGGTGGAGAAGAGAAGTATCATCAATATACAGGTGGTCTTAGTTATATGGATTGGATTAAGAAATTCTATGCAAGTTCTGATGGTCCTATTTTTAAAGAGTTTGACAAGTTTTGGGAGGATGGGTTTGTAGAGTTTGAAGGTGGGGATTATGAATATGTCCGCCATGCAGACTTTAGATCAGATCCAGAGACAAATAGACTAGCAACTCAAAGTGGCAAGATACAATTCTTTGTTGATAAGTTCGAAGAAGCAAAATTGCCTGATATGAAAGGGCATGTAACTTGGTTTGAACCTAGTGAATATCTTGGAAGTAAGGAAGCTAAACAATATCCATTTCATATGCTTAGCCCACACCCAAGATATAGAGTGCATAGTCAGCTAGATAACACTTGGGTTAGAGATGTATATAAAATTCAAGGGCGTGAGCCAGTAGTAATTAATACAAATGACGCACAAAAACTAGGAATAAAGCATGGAGAGGTTGTAGAGGTATATAACTCTAGAGGTGCTGTTCTTGCAGGTGCGTTTGTAACTGATAAGATAAGAGAAGGAGTAGTGCAGATTCAAGAGGGTGCATGGTATGACCCAGAAAATACAAATGATAAAACGCCAAGATGTAATGCAGGTGCGTGCAATGTGCTAACAAGCTCACGCCCAACAAGTAGGTGGGCACAAGCTACCGCGGTTAATACTTGTCTTGTAAATATTAGAAAACTTGGTAAAGATGAGATTGTAAAGCCTTACAAATCTACATTAACACCAGAAATAATAGGAGCGTAATTATGAGAAAATTAAGTGTTTTTACAATTTTATTAGCTGGTTTGTTTTTTGTTGGTTGTCAAGAATCTTCTACTAAAAGTTCTAGCTCTAGTGAGAGTTCATGTCATACATGCTTTACCTTAGATGAAACGCAGCAAGTAGTAGTGGAAAAACCAAAAAGAGAGGGTGTATATCACTTTGCTACTGAAGATACACAAGTTTATTCTTCTGATGGAAGCAAGGTTATAGGTAGCGTAATTAAAGGCTATGGTTTTGCCGAAGTAAAGGAGCAGGGAGATAAGGTTATTTTAAAAGCTGTTGGATATATAAAAGATGGTGATAGCTTAAATATATATGCTGATGAAGATTTTATTCTACCTGCTATAACTTTAAAAGAAGGAAGTGTAGTAAAGGATATGGAAGTTGCTATACCTAAGGCAAAATTAACAAAAACAGAGAGCGAGATATGGAGTAAGAGCGAGTTTATTTACTATGATAATTGCTCTATGTGTCATGCAGCACACTCTCCAAAAGAGCATACAATTCAAGAGTGGGAAGGCGTATATGGTACTATGAAAGCATTTGCTATGCCTACTGAAGAAGATGATAAGCTAATATGGGAATATTTAAGATCTCATTCTAAAGGTAGCTTCGCACTTGATGAATAATAATTCAAAAATCCTTTTTGGATTTTTGAATCCTGCTTTTACTTTTGTAACTACAATTTAATATTTCAAAGTATATTTATTATTTTTTATGTAAAATTAAGACTATATTAAGTATTCAAAATTATAAATATAAAATAAATTAATAACGGAGAGCATACCATGAATCAAGTCCAAATTATAGTTTTAGATTTTGGCAGTCAATACACCCAATTAATCGCTAGAAGACTTAGAGAGCATGGGGTATATACAGAGATTGTTCCTTATTTTGAAGATATAGAAAAAATAAAATCAAAACAACCAAAAGGCATCATTTTAAGCGGTGGTCCTGCAAGTGTATATGAAGAAGATTCATATAAGCCAGATTCTAAGATTTTTGAACTTGGTATTCCTATACTTGGTATATGTTATGGTATGCAATATATAGCTCATCACTTTGGTGGCAAGGTATTAAAGGCAGATAAGCAGGAGTTTGGTAAGGCGCATCTAGAAGTATTAGGTGGTGAGAAGATAAATTTTATATCTTTTGATAAATATAAAATAAGACAAAATGAGGAATCTATTTTGTTGTTATGGGAAGATTCTGTAAGAGCTAGTCATTGCTTTTTAAAAGAAAGTGATATTATAGAGATTAAAGATGAAGTAAAAGAAGGTTTAAGTGCATGCGATATTTTTATGGTGGCTGAACATGATGGTAGGTTTTTGGGATTTATAGGTTGCATTGATAATAAAATAGAAATGCTTTTTGTGTCTAGTAAATATTTTAATTGCAAAATAGGTAAAGGATTAATTAAATGCGTACTAAATGATAGATCTGATGTTATAGCAGTAGATTGTAATACGCAAAATAATGATGCATTGAGTTTTTATCAAAATATCGGTTTTGAGATTTTTAAAGAAAGTAAAACAGATTCTAAAGGCAGAAATTTTCCTGTAACACATCTAAGGGGTAAAGCAGATAAAATAAGAGAGAATCTTAAAAATATAAAAGAAATCATAATTAGCAAAAGTCAAATTTTTAATAATGTAAAAAATAATAGTATTGTGTGGATGAGTCATGCTGATAGGGTTGAAGAGATTCCACAAGGATTTGTTGAGCTTGCAAAGAGTGGAAATACGCATTATTGTGCTATCGCAAATTTGGATAAAAATATTTATGCTTTGCAGTTTCACCCAGAAGTTGTGCATAGTGAATGTGGAGGAGATATATTAGAGAATTTTGCAATAAATATCTGTATGGCAGATACAAGTTGGAATATGAATTATTTTGCAGAATCTGAAATACAAAAGTTAAGAGAAGTTGCCAAAAGTGGTAAAGTGTTATGTGCAGTAAGTGGTGGAGTGGATTCAAGTGTAGTAGCGACACTTCTTTATCGTGCCATTGGTGAGAATCTTATTCCTGTGTTTGTAGATACAGGACTTTTGAGAGCGGGAGAGAGGGAAGCAGTGGAGGCGATGTTTAGAGAAAACTTGGGCGTACCGCTTATCACTATTGATGCAAGTGAGATTTTCTTAGGCAAACTAAAGGGCGTAACTGATCCAGAAGTAAAGCGAAAAATCATCGGTGAGACTTTTATTGAAGTTTTTGAAGCGGAGGCTAAAAAGCATAATGAAAATGGAGAGATAAAATTCCTAGCGCAAGGCACACTCTATCCAGATGTAATCGAATCTGTAAGCGTAAAGGGACCAAGCAAGACGATAAAAAGCCATCATAATGTAGGTGGTTTGCCTGATTGGATGAAGTTTGAGCTAATCGAGCCATTAAGAGAGCTTTTTAAAGATGAAGTAAGGGCTTTGGGGCGAGAGCTAGGAATGCCTGAATCTATGCTTATTCGTCATCCTTTCCCAGGGCCAGGCTTAGCAATACGCATTATGGGAGAGGTAAATAAGCAAGATTTAGATTTGCTAAGGGTTTGTGATTCTATATTTATTGAGGAGCTTTATAAGCATAATTTATACAATAAAGTATGGCAGGCATTCTGTGTGCTTCTAAATGTCAAAAGTGTGGGCGTAATGGGTGATAACCGCACTTATGATAATACTATTTGCGTGAGAGCTGTAGAAGCACTTGATGGTATGACTGCAACTTTCTCTCATCTCCCACATAGCTTTTTAGAGGGCGTGGCAAATAGAATCATTAATGAAGTAGAAGGGATAAATCGCGTAGTATATGATATAACCTCTAAGCCACCAGGCACGATTGAGTGGGAGTGAGATGCTTGAAAAGTTCTTTAAATACTAAAATATGCAATGATGAATTCCCAATACTACTTAGCCCAAAAGTTGCTGCTATTTGGGCTAGTGAATATCTAGGCAAAAAGGTGACGAGCAATAATATTATTTATCTTTTAAATTATGGAAAAGTTGCAAATCATAGCACAAATAACAAAGAAAATTTGGTAGATAGGAATGAATTAAAAATATATTATGATAAAACCATTAAATCGCAAAAATATTTAGATTCTCCTATTTCTTTTGCACAATACAAAGAAGCTGAAACAACAAAACATATTCATAGAATCCACCCTTACAAAGGTAAATTTATACCACAACTTGTGGAGTATTTTTTAGATTTTCATACTGATTCTTTAAAGACAGAATCATATTTTGCAAAAGGAGATATTATTTTAGATATTTTTGCTGGAAGTGGGACAACATTATGCGTAGCAAATGAACTCAACATGCATGCCATTGGTATTGATATTTCATATTTTAATACAATGTTAAGCAATGCTAAAATTACAAAATATGATTTAAAAATACTTGAAGCAGAAATCTTTAGAATCACAAATGTGCTAAATTCTTATACAAACGCTACGCAGGTTAAAACTTTTGAATTAGATTTAAATAACAAATTAAGCATGTTTAATCAAATGTATTTTCCAAATAAGACTTTTAAACGCCAAGTTGCTTTAAAACAGGTTGATGAAAAACAATATGGAAAAGACAAAGAAGCAGAGTTTTTAAAAATTTATGATGATTTAATCAAGCAATACGCTATAAACCTTACTACAAATTTAAAGGGTAATTTTTTTGAAAAATGGTATTTGGATTCCATTAGGCAAGAAATTATCCTCATAAGAAATGAAATTTTAAAAGCACCAAAAAATCTACAAAATATTTTATCTATTATTTTGAGCAGAACAGCAAGAAGTTGTCGAGCTACCACACATTCAGATTTAGCCACTTTAATAGAGCCTATTACTGCAACATATTATTGTCATAAACATGGCAGAATATGTAAACCTCTTTTTAGTATTAAAAAATGGTGGGATAGCTATGCAAAGGATACTTTAAAGCGACTAAGAGAGTTTGAAAACTTACGTACAGATACAAATCAAATTTGTTTAAATACAGATTCTACAAATGTGAATATTACTTCTCAATTAGAATTGATAGATAAAGAATTTGCCAATCTTGTAAAAACACAAAAAATAGCTGGTATTTTTAGCTCTCCGCCCTATGTTGGTTTAATCGACTATCACGAGCAACATGCTTATGCTTATGATATTTTTGATTTACCACGTAATGATTGTTTAGAAATTGGTAGATTAAGCGAAGGACAAAGTAAGAATGCAAAAGAAAGTTATGTAAAAGGAGTAGCACAAGCCCTAAACAATGCAAGGCGATTTTTAAAGAATAATTACAATGTATTTTTGGTTGCAAATGATAAATTTAACCTTTATCCAAATATAGCACAACTTGCAGGAATGAAAATTGTAAATCGCTATGATAGACCTGTTCTAAATCGTAGCGAAAAAGATAAGAATAAATATAGTGAGAGTATTTTTCATTTAAAGGAGATATAAAATGGAATCAAGAATTATTAAACAAGCTAGAGAATTTTGTTGCGATTTGTTTCCCAACATGTCATTAAATAAGTCACAAGAATTTGAAATTTTTTCTGCATCAATGTTAGCAACAACATTATCCAATAAAATAGATAGTGAAATTTTAAAAGATATTTGGTTAAATGATAATATTTCTGGAATTGATGGATTTTTTATTATTGTTGATAATTCATTATATTCAATCTCTAATTACAATATTCTTCTTACCGAAGATGCGAAATTTAAAAATGTAGAATTTTGTTTTGTAGAGGCAAAAACTTCTAAAAGTGTTGATATTGGAGATATATTGAAATTTTATAATACTCTAACATCTATACTGGAGAGAAAGAATAATTGCCCAAAAAATATTGCGGAATGCATTCATGCCTTTGATAAAAAGTCTCAACAACAGAAAAATATAACTTTAAAGGCTAGTTTTTATTTTTGCACACAAAAAACAGAAAGCGAAATAAAGACTTTAGAAGATAATTGGAGAGACAAAATAAAAACCAATGAAGAAAAGATTGGGGAATTTATTGAAATTAAAACATGTTTAATAGGAAGTGAATTTATAAGAAAAATTTACGAAAGCAATAGAACTGGGCAAGTCAGTATTTCTATACCAAAAAATAATTTAATTTCTATATCTAATAAATGTTTTATTGGATACTTAGATGCTTTATCTTTGCTTCAATCCATTTCTCTTGAAAACAATCAACTTAGGATACTTAATAATAATGTTTTCGAAGATAATATCAGGTTATTTTTAGGAAATACAGATATTAATAGAAATATTCAAAATACTGCAACAACGAAAGATTCAGATTTTCATCTATACAATAATGGGATTACCATAATAAACTCTGAATATAAAAACAATACTAATGATTATATATTTTATTCTATTAGAATCATCAATGGTTGTCAAACAATCAATTCTTTGTTTGAAATATATAAGCATGCTGATGATACTCAAGTAATCAAAAATATAATACTGCCAGTAAAGCTAATTGAAGCTATTGATGAAGATGAAATAGAATTGATTGCAACAAGCGCAAATAGTCAAAATCAAATTGATACCTATCAACTTTTATCCAATAGAGAGTTTTTTAAGTTTCTCGAAGATTATTTTCATAAAAATATTATTGATAATAAATCTATTTTTTACAAAAGAAGAATTGGTCAAATTGATGAGAAAAACTATATAAATGTTGATTTGCTTATAATCATGAGAGCTTTAATGTCATCAATTTTTCACATCCCACATAGAGCTTCTGGGTATTTTGATAGCACCATGAATAAATACTTAGAAAATCTTAAAGGTATCAATCAGGAATCCTACTGTAAACTAATTTATCATGTCACATACCTTTTTGTTTTTATACAAGATTTTTTAAATACAAACAAAAAGGATAAAATACATCTTCTCAAACACCACATCACCTTTATAATCTTTAAAGTAGTAACTTTGGATACCAATTTTAAAAAGCCTAGAAAAATGGGAGATATACCAAACTTAAATGAAAATGAAATAGAAATGGTATGTAGTAAGCTTAATTCTTTGCTTTCTTGCAGAGAAAAATTTGAAAATTTAATCAAACATATTCTTAAACACATCAATGATACAGATTTAAATATTTCAAACATTACAAAAACAAACCAAAAAATTCTTTATTCTCCTATTACTAAAATCATTGATAACTTTGATGATTTTTGCATACAATTACGGGAGTATTATAATGAATAATATAAAAAACAATATCAAAACTCGTCTTACAATAGCTTTGCGCACTAAATTTGAAAACTATAAGCCAGAAACTTCATATATGCCT
The Helicobacter ibis DNA segment above includes these coding regions:
- a CDS encoding DNA methyltransferase; amino-acid sequence: MKSSLNTKICNDEFPILLSPKVAAIWASEYLGKKVTSNNIIYLLNYGKVANHSTNNKENLVDRNELKIYYDKTIKSQKYLDSPISFAQYKEAETTKHIHRIHPYKGKFIPQLVEYFLDFHTDSLKTESYFAKGDIILDIFAGSGTTLCVANELNMHAIGIDISYFNTMLSNAKITKYDLKILEAEIFRITNVLNSYTNATQVKTFELDLNNKLSMFNQMYFPNKTFKRQVALKQVDEKQYGKDKEAEFLKIYDDLIKQYAINLTTNLKGNFFEKWYLDSIRQEIILIRNEILKAPKNLQNILSIILSRTARSCRATTHSDLATLIEPITATYYCHKHGRICKPLFSIKKWWDSYAKDTLKRLREFENLRTDTNQICLNTDSTNVNITSQLELIDKEFANLVKTQKIAGIFSSPPYVGLIDYHEQHAYAYDIFDLPRNDCLEIGRLSEGQSKNAKESYVKGVAQALNNARRFLKNNYNVFLVANDKFNLYPNIAQLAGMKIVNRYDRPVLNRSEKDKNKYSESIFHLKEI
- the guaA gene encoding glutamine-hydrolyzing GMP synthase codes for the protein MFKESKTDSKGRNFPVTHLRGKADKIRENLKNIKEIIISKSQIFNNVKNNSIVWMSHADRVEEIPQGFVELAKSGNTHYCAIANLDKNIYALQFHPEVVHSECGGDILENFAINICMADTSWNMNYFAESEIQKLREVAKSGKVLCAVSGGVDSSVVATLLYRAIGENLIPVFVDTGLLRAGEREAVEAMFRENLGVPLITIDASEIFLGKLKGVTDPEVKRKIIGETFIEVFEAEAKKHNENGEIKFLAQGTLYPDVIESVSVKGPSKTIKSHHNVGGLPDWMKFELIEPLRELFKDEVRALGRELGMPESMLIRHPFPGPGLAIRIMGEVNKQDLDLLRVCDSIFIEELYKHNLYNKVWQAFCVLLNVKSVGVMGDNRTYDNTICVRAVEALDGMTATFSHLPHSFLEGVANRIINEVEGINRVVYDITSKPPGTIEWE
- a CDS encoding molybdopterin-dependent oxidoreductase translates to MTMTRRDVLKTSAVASIAIAGSSSPLSAVGAINDIQLIPHATHFGPFIAKVKDGKFVDVLPSPHDKNPSIMMKSMIDRVYTDSRVKYPCVRKSFLEGKNAPELRGKEPFVRVDWETALNLVAEKIKSTPKENIYNAAYGGWGHVGRLHNSNIVTGRFFNIVLGGAVGTDGEYSNGAAGRVNNDIIGDLEVYSQQTTHEQIIKNTKVYVMWGADLFKCNRIDYVVPNHVNDLYYPKYKEARIKFINIDPYYNETAEMFDAEWIKIRPNTDVALALGMMHYLYTTGKYDKEFVEKYTDGFDKFLPYLLGESDGIPKDVAWASKITEVEESKIKELCDLFVSQSTFIAGNWAMQRAQHGEQADWALINLACMIGQIGTPGGGVGFSMHYAGGGQANSGYRTTPGLSQGRSRVEFSIPASRVSECILNPGKSINFKGKIITFPEIKMIYCCGATLLGHHPNTNELIRAIRSVDTVVVHEPWWTPMAKMADVVFPSTCTMERDDITSGSTYSRNVIYAMKKVVEPTYEHRDDFAIFAELAKKIGGEEKYHQYTGGLSYMDWIKKFYASSDGPIFKEFDKFWEDGFVEFEGGDYEYVRHADFRSDPETNRLATQSGKIQFFVDKFEEAKLPDMKGHVTWFEPSEYLGSKEAKQYPFHMLSPHPRYRVHSQLDNTWVRDVYKIQGREPVVINTNDAQKLGIKHGEVVEVYNSRGAVLAGAFVTDKIREGVVQIQEGAWYDPENTNDKTPRCNAGACNVLTSSRPTSRWAQATAVNTCLVNIRKLGKDEIVKPYKSTLTPEIIGA
- a CDS encoding AIPR family protein, whose product is MESRIIKQAREFCCDLFPNMSLNKSQEFEIFSASMLATTLSNKIDSEILKDIWLNDNISGIDGFFIIVDNSLYSISNYNILLTEDAKFKNVEFCFVEAKTSKSVDIGDILKFYNTLTSILERKNNCPKNIAECIHAFDKKSQQQKNITLKASFYFCTQKTESEIKTLEDNWRDKIKTNEEKIGEFIEIKTCLIGSEFIRKIYESNRTGQVSISIPKNNLISISNKCFIGYLDALSLLQSISLENNQLRILNNNVFEDNIRLFLGNTDINRNIQNTATTKDSDFHLYNNGITIINSEYKNNTNDYIFYSIRIINGCQTINSLFEIYKHADDTQVIKNIILPVKLIEAIDEDEIELIATSANSQNQIDTYQLLSNREFFKFLEDYFHKNIIDNKSIFYKRRIGQIDEKNYINVDLLIIMRALMSSIFHIPHRASGYFDSTMNKYLENLKGINQESYCKLIYHVTYLFVFIQDFLNTNKKDKIHLLKHHITFIIFKVVTLDTNFKKPRKMGDIPNLNENEIEMVCSKLNSLLSCREKFENLIKHILKHINDTDLNISNITKTNQKILYSPITKIIDNFDDFCIQLREYYNE